In Aphelocoma coerulescens isolate FSJ_1873_10779 chromosome 20, UR_Acoe_1.0, whole genome shotgun sequence, the genomic window CCCGGGGCCAGGCGAGGTTAATTGAAGTGCTAATCATGCCACTGCATTTCCCACCGGTCCCTTCCAGCGCTGCAAGAGCCCTCCTGCTCCGAGAGGTTTTGTTTAGGGTTTTCTAGGGATTTGTTAGTAGCTCCCATTGTTATTCAAGGCAGGAATGGGTttgctgccctgcagccccatcctcctcctccccgcctTCCAACAGCCCTTGGGAACACGCTTGGATGAGCTTCAGTACccactgcagcatcccaaaggaAAAATGGCCATTAAAAAGATGTTTGCCAGCAATGAGAACACAGCCTGTGCCACCCAGTGCCCCTGAGCAGCACTTCGTAGGAGCCCATTACAATCAGCATTTCTAACAAGATCCGTGGAAAATATCACTGCGGAGGAGCACAGGACTCATCCAGGGGGAACAGCCTGGGAGGGAGAAAGATTTGCCAGTAACATTTGAGTCCTCTGGATAGAACATAAACCACCTTTGCCAAGCTTACCTTTTCAGTTCTTTATTTATACAGAAGGAATTAGAAAACTGGTTCTGCTtcttaaatatataaataagtgGACAAAAACCACAGGGGCAGAAGAAATAAGCccagagaggagaaaagggaggaTACTCCAAGCCTGGCCAATGCATGCAGCTGCCTACCAGATCGGTGCCTTCCTAAACAGCTGCTTCCAGGGAACTTTGGTCTGCTTGGATATCGAGAGGCCTCTCGTTAAATAGTCTATGGGGATGATGAgttctgcagggaaaaaaacatccAAAGGAAAGCTCTGGTGAGTAATTGTCTGTGCAGCTGGAGGCAGCCCTGGGATACTGCTGTACAACCACTTTTAATCTCCTTCTAACCCTTGTTTTTTTGGCTGTACCAGCATTGAAAGCTCATGAAAACACCTTGTTACACTGACTAAAATTTTTACGCACCCCTCCCCATCCAGCCACCTTCACCTGTGTGTTGTATCTCTTTTATAATTAAAGAAAAGTCCCTTGGCAGGGACCAGGTTTGGATTCTGTCCAGCACCAGGCAcacacccagctcccagtgagcTGCACTCCTATATACCACACTCGCCTTAATAATGCTGTAGCCAGGTGTAATGGTTTGTCCATATGTGGAATTACTCCTAGGCAGTTATTTGGGAAGAGATATTGTGGATTAACTGGTTTTTAAAAGCTCTTTGTGTAGATGCTCTTAGTTTGGAGTAAGTATCTTGCCCTGCTTTAGCTTAATCCACTTTGAAGATCATGCTCTGTTTTGTGTTTTCACTGGTGCTTAAAGACTACTGAGGAGCCACATCAGGCTCTCAGCAATGATATAATCCAGCATGGGACTTGAAATACGAAATCAGCATTGCAAGAGCTCAAATCCTCATGTTTGGGTTGGGGATCTTGAGTGAGACACAGCATGTATTATAGAACACATCTGAGCAAAAGGCCTTTGTGTAAAAACAGGCATGATCTTGGAAACACACAGGATTTCcagaaaataatggaaataaagGAGAGGGATCACTTAGTTCCCAGATCCTCGGGAGCACTGTCAGCCCCAGGGATGCAGCTGGACTCACCTTTCTCACTCAGGAGGTATTTGTAGGTGCAATAAACCCAGAGCAAAGTGAGCAAACCAGAGAAATAGAAAACACTTTCCCAGCCGTACCAGTCCAGGAGGAGAGATCCTGCACCACCAATCACCAGCGTTCTGCAAGGGAAACCACTCGGATTTACTGCCCTGGCTGAGAGCTCAGACTGAGCACATCGATGGGAGACTCCCTGGGGTCAACGCTGCTGTCACTGAACCACAGAATcctaaaatggtttgggttggaagggtccttaaagctcatcttgttccaccccctgccatgggcagggacaccttccactctcccaggttgctccaagctctgtctgacctggccttggacacttccagggatccaggggcagccacagcttctctgggcaacctcagggcctcaccaccctcacaggggagaaTTTCTCTGTCACTGCATGTGTGGGTGCTGCCACCAGTCCCACCATGGCTCTGCAACCTGTCCTATTCCCTGAGTGGCATCTCAGGCCAGATCCTCACTGCAGCAGAAATCCCAAAGGGACCTcaccctcacctgccccacacTGAAAAATGgtcattgaggaaagaaaaggaggttCCTGGTGTGCAGTATCTCAGAGAATGTGTAAAGCAGCAAAAGAAATGAGCACACTGGAAAATGAAGTGATTCAACACAGTAATATTTCTATTTGGCTTTTAAGCGACCCTTCCATTTAGAAAGGAAATTCTGATGGAGATCAGCAGAGATGGAGAAGTTCTATTCTTCCCATCTATCAGAGAGGACAGGTGACCAGTGTCAGGCTGACCCTTGCTCTTCCTACTGAATTGGGCTGTTTCCCATAGTAATTAAGCGTTGCAAACAGTCTTCAAAGTCTGgtttgaaaagaaagagaaaactacATAAATCCTTGACAGGCAGGACAGCAACTGCCTGAGGCTTCCTCAGCTGCAGGCGGAGTCCTTGAGGACCCACGAATGCACATGTACTTTGGGCTGTGAGTTTTGCCTCCAACTGTTTAACGGCATTTCATCACACACGATGTCCAGAGACTGTCACTCGCTGCTTACAGGCCTTTGAACTCACCCAAACTGGGATCCAGTCCCCACGGTGCTGTAGGTGAAGGCTCGCTCGCTCTCCCGGACCCTCTGGGACAGCAGGCTGGCCAGCGATGGGAAGTACACTCCTGAGAGAAACAGGAGCAAGGCAGGGAGCAGTAAGGCAAACcaaaatcaaatttaaaagATCCAGAGTGAGCTAAACACTGAGACAAAGCAGCAAAACCTTTGGTGAATTCACAACAGGGATATAAAATAAACCAAGTGGATCCATCGCCATTAAAGGCTTGTTGGTGCCTTCTCTGTAATCCCGTTTCATCATCACCACTGCTACTGTAAATCCATCAGTGCCAATGCActtcccagtgctgcagcttggcaagagggaaggaaaatcaccccaaattatCCAAAAGTTTTGGCAAGGGCAAACTTTCTCTGACTGCTTTGAAGTTTAAAAATGTGGAAAACCAAACACGACCAGAGATGATTTCTGAAGCCAGCAGCCCCTGTCTGGCAGAGAGATTTCTACAGGGGAATGACTTGTCAGTGACTTTCTCTAGAAATGTCACTGTGTTTTCCCATGGAAGTTCTGGATGTGGAGGCAGTTTTGAGGCAGAGGATTGCTCAGACACCCATGGGAACAGTTCACGCCCTGCAAACCACAGGATTTACATCTGAACGTGCTGCACATGAGTCTCTCTGCAAGGAAGCCCCTgaacagacagacacacagacacactcaGGATGGGGGTCTCACCTTGCAGCAGCCCCATGAGGAACCTGGAGGAGGTCATAAAAACCAGATGGGCTGAAGTGATGTGGGTGAGCAGCGGGGTGAGGACTGTGAGGAACCCCCAGGCTGATGCTGAAAGCAGGAGGACTTTCTCACCTCCTATTCtggaagagagaaaacacaTTATCAAAGACAGGAGGGCAAAAGGGCAAAGTCCTCCAGTCAAGACTCAAGTGCCCTTCCCAGTTTAGCCTGTTTTTAAGAGCAACCTTTCTGTCAAACCTGTTCTTCTCTTGGCCCTTGGGGAGTAGCTCTGacctcctcccttcccacctcctgccagcactgcccatCCAGCCCCAGTGATCCCAGAGCTCTCACAGCACTGAGCCACTCAAGTCTTGATGGTGGTGGAGGGGAAGCCCAACTGCTGTCACCATTCTGCTTCTTTTAACCAGCGATGGTGTTTTCCATTTGCTCTTTTGCATCAGCTCTGCCTTTTACCATTGAGGTTTTTCTGGGTGTTTTCTTGCAAACTATTAAGGACCCTGATTAAACAGCACAGTGCACTGCACGGATCGTGCTCCCCTTCCAGGCATGTGCTCCTCACAAAAGATTTCATAGAAAAGCTCTCTCACCAAGAATAGATTGGCTGGGGAAAGGGACTCAAGCAGGTAATGATTCAGATCTTCCCTTACAGCCAGCTGGGgaaattgtttggtttttaattcaTGTGATACAATGGAGACACTTGGCTTTTCTAAACATGATGGAAACAGGCTATGGGGACTTGCTTGAGAAAAGACTGCAAGAGAATATAGGGCAGAAAGACTGGAAGTGCTGAACAAAGATCATCTAGGCAGATCAAATCAAAAAGGCTGTATTCACAGAATCCTAGAatcacttccagggatgagacatccacagcttctatCTGGACAGTCTAAACCACCCACATCCCTTCTCAGCCAGAGCGTCTCCCCACAGACACACTTCACCCTCCACCTCATCACTGTGCaacctggcactgccactgcTCAGACTGGAGCTGAGGGGTCAAAACCAAGCTAAgtgtcattaaaaaaagaaaacatgagaATAATTTCCAAGTACTGATCACTGATGTGTCCTCCAATAATCTGTGTCAAGCAGTAGCCCCAGAAGAAGCTGCTGAGCACGACGCCGGACTGCTTCTTGTCCCAGTTGAAGTAGGAGCTGAGGGCGACAGCGCAGATGGGCACGGTGACACGGGCACAGTACAGCAGGCAcgtccccagcagcagcatcaccGTCCACACACGGGACTCGGGCCTGCAGggatggagaggaaggtggggaAAGGGCAGAGGGGGGATGCTGCGCCCGGCGGGTCCGTGCACAGCAAGGATTTAGGGGTCGGGTTTGCTTTGCGAGCCGAGCCTGTCTTGATAAAATGAAGGTCAGCACAACCCCCCTGTGGCACAGCGGTTCTGACACACAGTGTATCCCATCTGCTGGCTTTTAGGAACGTTGCCAACTTCATCCCAAACACTATTTGACCCCAGCAAATGTCTGTCCATAGGTTGCAAGGTGGAACGGGCTGCTTGGACATCGCTGGCTGTGGATGGAtggaaaggcaggaaggaaaggtttgtttgtttttcttcccccaaacAAGAAACTGTTCTTTAAAAGATAAGGATAGCAAAGGAAAGGTTAGGGCATGAGGTTGGAAGCACCTGCAGGAGACACACCTCTTGGTGGCAAACATTAGTTATTTGGCATTCCTACCCATTCCCCAGAGAAGGTGGTCTGTGTGTTACCCTTCCTAAATAGGAGGGATATGCAGGAATTCTTTAGAGAGACAAGACATGATGGGGATGAAGAGCTCAGAGAAAGGAGCAAAATGATTAAGCCTGGACAGACAAGAAGTTTTAGATAATAAGAGTCAAAATATGTTAACAGTATATATATTTGTGGTGCATGAATTCTCAGCCTCAAGAAAAGGGCACCTACAGGCTGGAAGTACGTGAGAAGCAATTTTCTCATCTCCAAGTCAGTGATGTGCTTCTGGAGcaaacaaacacattttgctGCAAATATCAGGCCCAGGTGTAGGTAAATGCCTCTGCCTTCCCTCAGCCATACCACTTTGGGTCCCCCCCTTTGCCAGTGAAATTACAGAGTTAAAAGCTGAGTAAGAACACCCACTACGGGTACTATTTGTATTTGATTATTTCTATGCCCAGAGGCCACAGCACAAAGCACTGAGCAAACAGACTCTCTGCTACAGAGGAATTCACTGTACCAGGGTGGTAACCTCTGGGCTTTCCACCCTGCTAAACACACCCACTCTCCATGTGGGAAACAACCCGGATCACCTTTTATATCAAAGAGAGCATTGATTTCTCTGTGCTGGAATGATGATAAATGTGGGTTAATCCCACACAGCACAAACCCATTTATAGAGGTGTAAATGGGCCGTCACAGGGGGCAGGTGAAGGAACAATGAAAAGCAGAACACGGTGGGCAGGTGAACCTGCTGGAGGTGGATTTATTGCTGTTTCCTGACAAGGCAGATAAGCAGCTCAGTGCTAACCTCTGGCAGGAGGAactggaagtgtttcagttgGTGTTTAGAAGGTTGGCACTTTTGTTACTGTGCACATGCATGAGTGCACAAAATAACACAGAAAGTGGCAAACCTCACGTATCTTTGCTGGAGGAATGAGTAAGCAGGGGTTGATGTTCCTCAGTCATTTGAACAGGCTGGGAAACACTCTCAGGAGTCCCTCCTGGGCTTACCCTGACAGGAAGTTATCTTCAATCCTATCTCCACTTGCTGCAAAACCAGAGGTGGGCTGGTTAGTAATCACCAGccccagctggctccaggaaCACTGGAGTGGCTCCACTGACTCCAGCTTGCTACAGAAAAGCACAGGGAAACCAAAGGCTCCTGGACACTGGACATCTGGGTCACAGAAACCCCAGCAGGACAATATGGACaggaggttctgggtataaatCCCCCACCAAAGGCAGAGGGCAGGTGGGGATAACAGGCCACGGAAAACCTTACGGAGAGCCCTTAGGGATGGGATACTTCCAGGTacaactcctgcctgccctgcccaaATGGCCTGCTGCCAGTCCGGGCCATAATCTCTGTTATCTCCAAGAGCGAAGCACTGATAAATTTGAGCTATTGAACCTGCAACAATCGAGGTGACAGAGTAAAGCACAGCAGCCAGTGATGTGTGGAGGTATTTTCTATTATTTAGCCATCAAGATAGTTTCCTAAAttgtgcttttcccctgcagcaaAGGGAGAGCTTTATGAGCTTTCACTGGAGTGGGACTGAGCTCAGTCTCTCCAGTCATTCTGGTGTGTTCAGAATAACCTGCAGTTATCCTGGTGAGCACAGCAGCATTTTaataccagatcaacagttcttcctttttcctaaACCTTGTATGGCTCCTCAAGGTgtaagagggagagaaaaaaatctaagcATCTCAAGGAGTCTTTACTCTGTTTCTCTTGAGAAGCCTCCTCTCCAGCTGATGTTCTGACAAAACTCCAGGGAACATTTTTCTcttgacttttatttttattccaaagCACTAGATAAGTCTCTGGGTATATGACATACTCTCAACGTTCTCTTTGACTGCTACTCCTCCCTTTGACTGTTACATTCTATATTCTCTTCCTATGTGTTTAATTGTATCAGTAGGGATTATGCTCACGGCAAGGGGAGGATGTAATGAGGGCTTCAGACTACCAGTTCCTCCATAGGCAGCACATCCAGCTAGGAAAATCCATGCAAAGAATAGGAGTGTCAAATGTAATCAGTAGCTGCTCACACCCACCTGGAACCACGGCAGGAATGATTTCCCTGCAAGGACAATGATGTGCTTGCATCACAGGAAAGAGGTTTGTAAATGCATTTTGTCCTAATTATAGTTATCACAGAGGCCACAGATGACTCAACGTTCTGCTCAGTgcaaaacaacaacagcagaGTTTACACAGGAGGAACCTGCACTAGCACAAAGACAGGAATTAAAACTCTCCTTCCAAAACTAAGGAATAATGACACATCAAACAAAAGTTTTTGTGGGTGACATCAGCCATCCAAGAAGTAGAACTTCACCATTGTTAATAAATTAAATCTAATGAGTCCCctgctgagggagggagggagagggaagctgTGCTGCAGATAACCAGCCTAAATCAGAGCACAGCAAATCACAGACATTGCAGTCACTGGTGCCATCACACCTGATTCACCAGCCAGACCAAGCATCTCCCACCAAGCATCCCTGTGCCAGTCCAGGCCGAGCCCTGGCTATATGTGACAGGCACTTCTGTGAGAGGGGCCAGCCCTCCACACCATTGGCAGGGGAATCACTGGAGCTTGTCTGGAGCCACCTAATTGGTTTAATTTGGTGCTGTGTGATGGGGGTGGCTCCTCAGTGCCCAGACTGTGCCCTCCTGACCTGCCATCCCCTTCTCTTCACAAGAGACAGGCACTGCAGGTGCATCCCCTCCTGCATGCCACCGACACCCTCTTCACCGAGCAAAGCAGCCATGCAGCTAGAAACACTTCCTATTTCACAAACCTCCAACCACCACCCAGACTATAATTAGCCCAAGCCCTAATGACTCTTCCTGGGTGGTTTTTTGAGCAGTCCTGTCTGATGTCCCCTGGTtctcctcctccaaacacaGCCTTGGGCACTGCGTGGAAATGGCTTTGCTTGGAAGCATCCCCTGATTTCCCTGGGACCCAGCTCCCACCAAATGGATCTGCACTCAGGGCACAGTGGTTAGGATGGATTTTTAAGGATGCCTGAGATCCCCAAAGGGGCAAAACCAAGCTGAGCTGTCTGGCAGTggaagcagagccagcagcacagggtaTCTTTATTTGCAGTgtgttttcctgctggaggaatTTCTCCAGTAGATGCCACAGAGCAAATATTTATTCAACTTTATTTCTCTTGACTcgcctccctcctttcccccgGTCTGCAGGGCTTTGGCAGACACTGCAGGTCACTGTTGAGATGGACTCTCTGGAGTTCAGGCTGTCAATTACGCCCCAGTTTAGCCCCCTCCAAGGCACGAGTCTGGGCTGCCAGGTATTTTCAGGTGGTAAGAGAGCTGTGTTAGACAGCAAGACTACGAACAGCCTGTCCCAGCAACAGCTCTTGGCCAGAAGCCATCTGCAATATCCGTGGGTGTTTTCCATAACTGGAAGAAgaactgggagctgcagctcctgatcTGCACAGGATGGGCACAGGTACCAGCAGCAGAGCACAACGCCCACCTCCCGGGGAAGGCATCGCTACCTCAGTTCCCCTCTCTAAAAAGAGATTAGAAACAGCTCTGTGGGAGATGCACGGAGAGCACATCAGTgcagtcacccccagtgccctcagccctctCGCTCATCCCAGCCACCAGCACTGGACACTCTCCAGACCCTACAAGAACCCGAGGGCAGGATGGGATGAGCCCACGTGGTGGTACCGAGCTCCCAGCCACGCCACCAGCTCCAAGCCCAGGACACCCAGCAGCCCAAGCATGAGGGCACCTCCCAGGGGaatgtccccagcacaggcagctggtGCCTGTGGTCCCCCTGTGCCCGGTGGCCTGTCAACCACGGTATGTCAACACTTCCCTCCTCATCATCCATTTCCAGTCCCATGGAATCATCGCCCTTCAAAAACCTCTTTTCCAGCTTACCTGCCTATAGCTTTAATTTACAGCAACCTCCACCACACGCAGGACTGACTGACGTGGCACCAACACAGCAACCGTGCAGACACTCCTGTGCCAGGAGATAATACCCAGGTTGTTATTTTCAACCCTGTTTGACAGTCCTTTCACTTCTCACTCTTTGTTTTTCTCAACAATTTCTCCTTCAAAACCTAATGTGCTTGTCAGGAGAGAGGCTTGGAGTaattttcccccccttcctcaAGCTGATTTTGTCATGCTGCCGACCAGCTCCAAGCTAATGATTTGTCGCTGTCAAAAGTAGCTTTGGGGTTTAGAGGAGggttgttggattttttttcccaatccaGTTAACAGCCAACAAGAGCAGCACAGAGGAcacagggctttttttcctgggaaagctGCTGGCTTCCTGTCCGCCTCCTGTGCTCAAGCTCCCTCCACGGAGCTGCAGATGGCAACAAAGTGGTGTTCAGCAAGCGAGCTCTGGGTTTATTCCCTCTCTTCATTTCTTGCTTTCGGCAAAAGCAAAGATGAAATTAGATTTCAGCAGCTCATATGAGCTGGAAGTTGTTGAGTCCAGGTGGAGGTGGTGAGAAAACATAATAATAAAGCAGAGACGTGCTTTGCACACTGATCTGAGGGCATACATGGATCAGCCAGGAATGAAATGTGTGCCCTGCTTACATTTTCCACGTGAAAAAAGTTCTCAGCAAGGTCATGATGAAAACCAGGGTGAGGAACTtgtaaaacaaaaatcccaaccaccaaaaaaaacccacccagctAAAGCTGCAACATCATGTTGACAAAAGACAAGGGCACAGAACTCAGAAAAAACAACCGACTGTTGTCTCTGGGCAAAGATCAGGTGACTGGAGACCAGACTGTGGCCAGGACTCCTTTTATCTCTGGAGCTTAAAGAAACTGCTGTAGTCACCCCTTGTCTTCAAGTGTAGCCAGAGGCTGGGAGATGAAGAGTGGCTTCAGGAGTCATTTGCTTCCCAGGACACAGTGACTTTTTCAAGTTGCATTTCTCTCCTGGAGGCACCATCCAAAATGTGAACCACACACCCACTGCTGGATCTGCTGGTGGCTTTGTGTGCAACCTTCAGCATCTGATTTCTCTTTTCACTGCTTTGGTCTTCCCTCAGTTAAACCAGAGATGCTCGAACGCACTCGCTGCCCGAGTGGAACTGCTTTAGCATGTTAGGATCAACATAAGAAATGCTCTCTAACTGTCCAGATGTGCTACATAAGCACGAGGGCTTTTTCAAGCCCCAAACAGAAATCCCCAAGTGCTGTCCTTGGAAGAGATGTGTGATAATGGAGCCATTGCAAACCTGCAGAAAAGTTTGGGAAAGGCAGGCAGGATAAAACACAAGGCAAGAACagtggaagaggaaggaaaagccaGTTGAAAAAAGGGAGGACAAAAGAAGAAGCAGCGTgaacaaagacagaaaaataaacctgCCAAGATAACTGTTTATCTCTCCTTGCACTGACAGATCTTGGAAGGCTGCCTGGCATGTCTTTTGTTGGAGCATGAAAGGAGAACCCATGTCACTTCCCCCACTTGATAACACCTTGCCTCCATGGCAATAATTCGCTACTTGGAAACTATGAAAGTTACTTATTTGCATATGCTGTTCACAAACTGTCCACCAAATTTACTTCAAACCACCCAATGAGGTACTTTATAAAACTTGACCAACCTGCTCGTATGTTCTGGTGGCTCATTCCCCCTTTCTGCTCCCCCTTAATCACCCTCCACCTGCCCAGTTTACTTTAGGCCATAAAACCTCCATAAAACCTCCGTAAAACTTCCCCAAACAAGGGCTGTGACCACTTGTGTGTCTACACTAAACAGTAGGGACACGAACTCAGCTTCTGTGAACGACAGCAATATAGATAATGATCTGATGGGCCTTAGGGTTatccttcccctccttcccactAACAGGATTCTCTCAATTATTAGCACCACTTAGCAGGGTCAGAACCACTTAAAATGTCTGCCTCGATCAA contains:
- the SLC17A9 gene encoding voltage-gated purine nucleotide uniporter SLC17A9 isoform X3; protein product: MLLLGTCLLYCARVTVPICAVALSSYFNWDKKQSGVVLSSFFWGYCLTQIIGGHISDQIGGEKVLLLSASAWGFLTVLTPLLTHITSAHLVFMTSSRFLMGLLQGVYFPSLASLLSQRVRESERAFTYSTVGTGSQFGTLVIGGAGSLLLDWYGWESVFYFSGLLTLLWVYCTYKYLLSEKELIIPIDYLTRGLSISKQTKVPWKQLFRKAPIWAVIIAQLSTASTFFTLLSWLPTFFKETFPGSKGWVFNVVPWLVAIPTSLFSGFLSDHLINQGYRTITIRKFMQVIGSGVSSIFALCLGQTSSFCKAIVFASASVGLQTFNHSGISVNVQDLAPSCAGLLFGVANTGGALLGVICVYLAGYLIETTGSWISVFNLVAAVNSIGLCTFLLFGEAQRVDTDSVYVDL
- the SLC17A9 gene encoding voltage-gated purine nucleotide uniporter SLC17A9 isoform X2, with the translated sequence MIFKPESRVWTVMLLLGTCLLYCARVTVPICAVALSSYFNWDKKQSGVVLSSFFWGYCLTQIIGGHISDQIGGEKVLLLSASAWGFLTVLTPLLTHITSAHLVFMTSSRFLMGLLQGVYFPSLASLLSQRVRESERAFTYSTVGTGSQFGTLVIGGAGSLLLDWYGWESVFYFSGLLTLLWVYCTYKYLLSEKELIIPIDYLTRGLSISKQTKVPWKQLFRKAPIWAVIIAQLSTASTFFTLLSWLPTFFKETFPGSKGWVFNVVPWLVAIPTSLFSGFLSDHLINQGYRTITIRKFMQVIGSGVSSIFALCLGQTSSFCKAIVFASASVGLQTFNHSGISVNVQDLAPSCAGLLFGVANTGGALLGVICVYLAGYLIETTGSWISVFNLVAAVNSIGLCTFLLFGEAQRVDTDSVYVDL